Part of the Oligoflexia bacterium genome is shown below.
ATAATTTTTAATCGAACTGATTTACCAGTTATTATGGGATTTGATTTACCCGCCATAGCTTGTTTCACAGCCAAACCAAGGCGAGCTTTAACATGATTTAAATATTCTAAAACAGCTTCGGCAGCTGTAGGTGCATGGCGAGCCAAACTGATTGTGGATTGAACCGCTTGTTCACCACGTGTTGCCATGAAAGCTTTGGCATGAGGGCCTTGAAAAATATCTGGTTTTGGATAATCCATTTCAAAGTCGCTAATAAAATCATTTAAAGTTTGCAAGAGCTGCGCTTCCAAATTAATTCGAAATGCTGGATTTATTTCTTGAGGAGTTGAAACTACAACTTTTCCTTCTAGCCAAACAGTAACTTCATATTCACCGTGCACAAACGGTTTCACTTCGCCAGATTGAGATTTACTTGGCCTAGCCCAGGGAGATGGTACCCATGGTCCACCGGCTAGACCGCCAGAAGCAGGGCCCAATACAACGCCATTTCTGTCCAACATCCATGGATTAGGTGCGATTCGTTCTAATTCTTTAAGTGGAGAAGGAAGTGCATTTGCGCCTTCAGACCAAGCAGAGCTCCAAATTGTTTTGAGACTAACCGGTCTTTTCATAATTTTTGCTAATGTATAAAGTGTTGGAGCAACACTTTCACGAGCCAAAGGAATACCAAATCTTTCAGCATGTTTGAGTTGGATAACTCCACTCTCATTTAGATTAAAATCATTAAGTTCAATTGTGGGAAAAACAATTTCTTTATCAGCTTGTTGACGCGCAATATGATCTATAACTCGTTGAGGGTCTCTCGTAATAATTCTCTTTTGAGTGATTTGCCCCATATTGGGGTCATAAACTTCTTCTGATTTA
Proteins encoded:
- a CDS encoding SpoVR family protein; the encoded protein is MANLSADTEPWKVEIANLFEELHRVTPAYVLTKIMNEGFSVMAEYIGLRHSPWNTHADRMQFADINQGVVVPQWSNPYWLGREAWMRVYSRFVQRADIKNLELLEQDKRFWAYAEDLMIQHTDFSFLRMALDSHWIEKNKLLLFKSEEVYDPNMGQITQKRIITRDPQRVIDHIARQQADKEIVFPTIELNDFNLNESGVIQLKHAERFGIPLARESVAPTLYTLAKIMKRPVSLKTIWSSAWSEGANALPSPLKELERIAPNPWMLDRNGVVLGPASGGLAGGPWVPSPWARPSKSQSGEVKPFVHGEYEVTVWLEGKVVVSTPQEINPAFRINLEAQLLQTLNDFISDFEMDYPKPDIFQGPHAKAFMATRGEQAVQSTISLARHAPTAAEAVLEYLNHVKARLGLAVKQAMAGKSNPIITGKSVRLKIMSDTPSFYLDFQVYKLREQRLKSPDLGGGFLKSNVYKQSPWIPDEDVGVTPGNGQPGDIFDKKPKQNGKGEGEGEAEGEGEAEGEGE